From bacterium, the proteins below share one genomic window:
- a CDS encoding NAD(P)H-dependent oxidoreductase subunit E, with protein MSPEPHGIVRALLRLQEEEGWLPPDRLEALATELGVPLHRIESVSTFYTHFRRERPVGPIVEVCRDLSCRLAGGEAACERLRSRAAGGEGAPAFEVHEVSCLGRCDAAPAAALGDHVLDVTDQDAVLTAVAADASEAVPRPVRSWPEADPYAAGELASFGVLRSVVEAGSKTDPIERLDGAGLRGMGGAGFPTGRKWSLVAAETAHEKIVVCNADESEPGTFKDRELLHDVPHLVLEGMAIAAYCVGASRGIVFIRHEYGAERLRLEAALEAARAAGGLGRDLFGSGFDFDVEIFVSPGGYILGEETALLECMEDRRGEPRNKPPFPGNAGLDGLPTLINNVETLVHVVSIVYRGVDWWHGLGVGDFAGHKFLSVSGDVAAPGVSLFPVGVSLGDVLEAHGGVKDGATLAAVAPGGASSNFLGPEALTLALDFDALAAAGTMLGSGAAVFVDGSRDLLDVGRSITRFFRNESCGKCVPCRVGSEKAVALLSKGEGVSAEDEALVRSLHETMQQTSICGLGQVALGPLLSILDRFPEVARATDGD; from the coding sequence TTGAGCCCCGAACCGCATGGCATCGTGCGCGCGCTCCTCCGCCTCCAGGAGGAGGAGGGGTGGCTTCCGCCGGATCGCCTCGAGGCGCTCGCCACCGAACTCGGCGTCCCGCTCCACCGGATCGAGAGCGTCTCAACCTTCTATACGCATTTCCGGCGGGAGCGACCGGTCGGTCCCATCGTCGAAGTCTGCCGCGACCTCTCGTGCCGACTCGCCGGCGGTGAAGCAGCCTGCGAACGCCTCCGATCCCGCGCAGCCGGAGGCGAGGGCGCGCCGGCCTTCGAGGTGCACGAAGTCTCCTGCCTCGGTCGTTGCGACGCGGCGCCGGCGGCCGCCCTGGGCGACCACGTGCTCGACGTGACCGACCAGGACGCCGTGCTGACGGCCGTCGCGGCCGACGCGAGCGAGGCCGTTCCGCGACCGGTGCGAAGCTGGCCCGAGGCCGATCCCTATGCGGCGGGCGAGCTCGCTTCGTTCGGCGTACTCCGCAGCGTCGTCGAAGCGGGCTCGAAGACCGACCCGATCGAACGACTCGATGGCGCAGGACTCCGAGGGATGGGCGGGGCGGGCTTCCCGACGGGGCGGAAGTGGTCGCTCGTCGCGGCGGAGACGGCGCACGAGAAGATCGTCGTCTGCAATGCCGACGAGAGCGAGCCTGGGACCTTCAAGGACCGGGAGCTCCTCCACGACGTGCCGCACCTCGTCCTCGAAGGAATGGCGATCGCCGCGTACTGCGTGGGCGCCTCGCGTGGCATCGTCTTCATCCGCCACGAGTACGGCGCCGAACGCCTCCGACTCGAAGCGGCGCTCGAAGCGGCCCGGGCCGCAGGGGGCCTCGGTCGCGACCTCTTCGGGTCGGGATTCGATTTCGACGTCGAGATCTTCGTCTCGCCCGGGGGCTACATCCTCGGGGAGGAGACCGCGCTCCTCGAGTGCATGGAGGATCGTCGGGGCGAGCCGCGCAACAAGCCGCCCTTTCCCGGGAACGCGGGCCTCGACGGACTGCCCACGCTGATCAACAACGTCGAGACGCTGGTCCACGTCGTCTCGATCGTGTACCGCGGCGTCGACTGGTGGCACGGGCTCGGCGTCGGCGACTTCGCGGGTCACAAATTCCTCTCCGTGAGCGGGGACGTCGCGGCGCCGGGGGTGTCGCTCTTCCCGGTCGGGGTCTCCCTGGGCGACGTGCTCGAAGCCCACGGCGGCGTGAAGGACGGGGCGACCCTCGCGGCGGTCGCACCGGGCGGCGCCTCGAGCAACTTCCTCGGTCCCGAGGCCCTCACCCTCGCCCTCGACTTCGATGCCCTCGCGGCTGCCGGGACGATGCTCGGATCCGGCGCGGCGGTCTTCGTCGACGGGTCCCGCGACCTGCTCGACGTCGGTCGCTCGATCACGCGCTTCTTCCGGAACGAGTCGTGCGGGAAGTGCGTGCCCTGTCGCGTCGGATCGGAGAAGGCGGTGGCCCTGCTCTCGAAGGGCGAGGGCGTCTCGGCGGAGGACGAAGCGCTCGTGCGCTCGCTCCACGAGACGATGCAGCAGACGAGCATCTGCGGCCTCGGGCAGGTCGCGCTCGGGCCGCTCCTCTCGATCCTCGATCGCTTCCCCGAGGTCGCGCGCGCGACCGACGGCGACTGA
- a CDS encoding thioesterase family protein — protein sequence MERAGSDDALFERQDTETREDAETLAMTCTPYTGGPWNPDHQHGGAVSALVAYAVDRMPSPVPMRVARLSLDMFRGVPLTPLRVETRVTRGGRRIQGLETTIYDGDTPVTRATALRVRTEDDLAELDAPLASAPDLGSPPEVVPEFAMRSGFMRIPPFVMACDLVPGHAKVCGEPAFTWARLRCRVVAGEETSPLVRLAAVVDFASGTGNAMDYTKYTSINPDLSIHLVRAPRSAWVGLRGITTRSPDGIGQSSATIHDALGEIGRANATLLLDRR from the coding sequence ATGGAAAGAGCCGGAAGCGACGACGCCCTCTTCGAACGCCAGGACACCGAGACGCGGGAAGACGCGGAGACCCTCGCGATGACCTGCACGCCCTACACGGGCGGCCCCTGGAATCCGGACCACCAGCACGGTGGCGCGGTCTCCGCGCTCGTCGCCTATGCCGTCGACCGGATGCCGAGCCCGGTCCCGATGCGAGTCGCGCGCCTCTCCCTCGACATGTTCCGGGGCGTGCCGCTCACGCCGCTCCGGGTCGAGACGCGGGTGACCCGGGGCGGGCGACGCATCCAGGGGCTCGAGACGACGATCTACGACGGCGACACGCCGGTCACCCGCGCGACGGCCCTTCGGGTCCGCACGGAGGACGACCTGGCGGAGCTCGACGCGCCGCTCGCCTCGGCGCCGGATCTCGGGTCGCCGCCCGAGGTGGTGCCCGAGTTCGCGATGCGAAGCGGCTTCATGCGGATTCCGCCCTTCGTGATGGCCTGCGATCTCGTGCCCGGCCACGCGAAGGTGTGCGGCGAGCCGGCGTTCACCTGGGCGCGGCTGCGTTGCCGCGTCGTCGCCGGCGAAGAGACGAGCCCGCTCGTCCGACTCGCAGCGGTCGTGGACTTCGCGAGCGGGACCGGCAACGCGATGGACTACACGAAGTACACCTCGATCAACCCGGACCTCTCCATCCACCTGGTCCGCGCGCCCCGTTCGGCGTGGGTCGGCCTGCGCGGAATCACCACCCGCTCGCCGGACGGGATCGGTCAGAGCAGCGCCACGATCCACGACGCCCTGGGCGAGATCGGACGCGCGAACGCCACCCTGCTGCTCGACCGTCGTTAG
- a CDS encoding DUF1207 domain-containing protein — protein MIAPRLPALRILLFALVVSLPAAVAAEESESASTEPVDEYVLFPSDEFFDPLVADLRWPRFSASHQWRLGTDDFDRVAQVSFGESFAFFQSPEYDWGRWEFGLQAMVDAIFDMTAQSFDLGNEDYFVAFTFAYEGEYGTALARISHTSSHLGDEFLIENGLERESVSYEVIDVLVSRDVKEWLRLYGGIGFYTNASPDYDPFLSQWGFELTSPVSFASDLLTPIFATDLQIRQANDWVPEVAVLAGLRLAEEPEAVRNMEFFARYYHGRSPDGQFFTQDVDLVGVGLRLGF, from the coding sequence GTGATCGCGCCCCGCCTTCCCGCTCTCCGGATTCTGCTCTTCGCCCTCGTCGTGTCCCTTCCCGCCGCCGTCGCGGCCGAGGAGTCGGAATCGGCGTCCACCGAGCCGGTCGACGAGTACGTGCTCTTCCCGTCGGACGAGTTCTTCGACCCGCTCGTCGCCGATCTGCGCTGGCCCCGGTTCTCCGCCTCCCACCAATGGCGCCTGGGAACCGACGACTTCGACCGCGTCGCCCAGGTCAGCTTCGGGGAGAGCTTCGCCTTCTTCCAGAGCCCCGAGTACGACTGGGGGCGCTGGGAGTTCGGGCTCCAGGCGATGGTCGACGCGATCTTCGACATGACGGCGCAGTCCTTCGACCTCGGCAACGAGGACTACTTCGTCGCCTTCACGTTCGCGTACGAGGGAGAGTACGGGACGGCACTCGCTCGGATCTCGCACACCAGCTCGCATCTCGGCGACGAATTCCTGATCGAGAACGGCCTCGAACGGGAGAGCGTGTCCTACGAGGTGATCGACGTACTCGTCTCCCGGGACGTGAAGGAGTGGCTGCGTCTCTACGGAGGGATCGGCTTCTACACGAACGCGTCCCCGGACTACGACCCCTTCCTCAGCCAGTGGGGCTTCGAGCTCACGAGTCCGGTCTCGTTCGCGAGCGATCTGCTGACGCCGATCTTTGCGACGGACCTCCAGATCCGACAGGCCAACGACTGGGTTCCGGAGGTCGCGGTGCTCGCGGGCCTTCGCCTCGCGGAGGAGCCTGAGGCAGTGCGCAACATGGAGTTCTTCGCGCGCTACTACCACGGCCGCTCCCCGGACGGCCAGTTCTTCACCCAGGACGTCGATCTGGTTGGCGTTGGCCTGCGGCTGGGCTTCTAG
- a CDS encoding 6-carboxytetrahydropterin synthase translates to MPTENWAIHLHKEYFKFSCAHFLIFPDGSKERLHGHNYHVDAEIEGELTDKGIVIDFILVKPVIRELCDSLDEHWLLPGEHPELKIDERDDGHTEVVYRDAHYLAPSDEVIVLPINNTSAENLSTWIGRELVRRIGERFGKTQIQKMKLSVSETSGQWGVYYYADDLD, encoded by the coding sequence ATGCCGACCGAGAACTGGGCCATCCATCTGCACAAGGAGTACTTCAAGTTCTCCTGTGCGCACTTCCTCATCTTCCCCGACGGGTCGAAGGAACGACTCCACGGTCACAACTACCACGTCGACGCCGAGATCGAGGGGGAGCTGACCGACAAGGGGATCGTGATCGACTTCATCCTCGTGAAGCCGGTGATCCGCGAGCTCTGCGACTCCCTCGACGAGCACTGGCTGCTGCCCGGGGAGCATCCGGAGCTCAAGATCGACGAACGGGACGATGGCCACACCGAGGTCGTCTACCGCGACGCCCACTACCTGGCGCCCAGCGACGAGGTGATCGTACTGCCGATCAACAATACCTCGGCGGAGAACCTCTCGACCTGGATCGGTCGTGAGCTCGTCCGGCGGATCGGAGAGCGCTTCGGCAAGACCCAGATCCAGAAGATGAAGCTCTCGGTCTCCGAGACCTCCGGGCAATGGGGCGTCTACTACTACGCGGACGACCTCGACTGA
- a CDS encoding dihydropteroate synthase has product MPPEADSYVPRILGVLNLSPESMVSESIAEGDEAVAERARRLAGTGADWIDLGGRSITPDAPMVSDETEQARLRPALALLKTPGADHFRERVSVDTWSPATARFALEHGADGVNYTGGPLPGEMLEAVAAKGATLFVTFMPYVDAYAMRDAPPAPVGLQAVLDHLGPKVEAARAAGVEELVLDPNLGIIHPTTDDHQKIHQQLGIIWNLDVLRPLGCPILLYAARKPERLARIMTASACLHARADYIRTHTPEMIWRLHGGCA; this is encoded by the coding sequence ATGCCGCCCGAAGCCGATTCCTACGTCCCGCGCATCCTGGGCGTTCTGAACCTCTCGCCGGAGTCCATGGTCTCCGAATCGATCGCCGAGGGCGACGAGGCGGTCGCCGAGCGCGCCCGTCGTCTGGCCGGGACCGGCGCCGACTGGATCGATCTCGGCGGGCGCTCGATCACGCCGGACGCCCCGATGGTCAGCGACGAGACCGAGCAGGCCCGCCTCCGACCGGCCCTCGCGCTGCTGAAGACCCCCGGAGCCGACCACTTCCGCGAGCGCGTCTCCGTCGACACATGGAGTCCGGCGACGGCGCGCTTCGCCCTCGAGCACGGTGCCGATGGCGTGAACTACACCGGAGGACCGCTCCCGGGAGAGATGCTCGAAGCGGTCGCCGCGAAGGGGGCGACCCTCTTCGTGACCTTCATGCCCTACGTCGACGCCTACGCGATGCGCGACGCCCCGCCCGCTCCGGTCGGCCTCCAGGCCGTGCTCGACCACCTCGGGCCGAAGGTCGAGGCGGCGCGCGCCGCGGGCGTCGAGGAGCTCGTCCTCGACCCGAACCTCGGCATCATCCACCCGACGACCGACGATCACCAGAAGATCCATCAGCAGCTCGGGATCATCTGGAACCTCGATGTGCTCCGGCCGCTGGGCTGCCCGATCCTCCTCTATGCTGCGCGCAAACCGGAACGCCTCGCGCGGATCATGACTGCATCCGCGTGCCTCCACGCACGCGCCGACTACATCCGAACGCACACCCCCGAGATGATCTGGCGACTCCACGGGGGCTGCGCCTAG
- a CDS encoding SDR family oxidoreductase — MTQERSNGTDLEGRVALVTGAALRSGRALAIAFADAGADVIVHYHRSRDAALEVVDEIEARGRRGFAVSFDLADPEDVASAIAEAVESAGGLDILVNNVGSIVWKRLDELTAEDWKTCLEGTLLATLHASQAALPALRASGRGRIINILDADADATDPVPYATAYKIGKRGSFTLTKTMAVMEAEHGVTVNAVSPGTLEDSVEKPALDRIPAGRYGTYDDVANAVLHLASDAAAYVTGTQVKVSGGYLI, encoded by the coding sequence ATGACCCAGGAACGCTCGAACGGAACCGATCTCGAAGGACGCGTCGCGCTCGTGACGGGCGCCGCCCTGCGATCCGGGCGCGCCCTCGCGATCGCCTTCGCCGACGCCGGCGCGGACGTGATCGTGCACTACCACCGGAGCCGCGACGCGGCCCTCGAGGTCGTCGACGAGATCGAGGCGCGTGGCCGGCGCGGGTTCGCCGTGTCGTTCGACCTCGCCGACCCGGAGGACGTTGCCTCGGCCATCGCCGAAGCCGTGGAAAGCGCCGGCGGTCTCGACATCCTCGTGAACAACGTCGGTTCGATCGTCTGGAAGCGTCTCGACGAGCTGACCGCCGAAGACTGGAAGACGTGCCTCGAGGGAACCCTGCTGGCGACGCTCCATGCGAGCCAGGCCGCGCTCCCCGCTCTGCGCGCGAGCGGGCGTGGACGGATCATCAACATCCTCGACGCCGACGCGGACGCAACGGACCCGGTCCCCTACGCCACCGCCTACAAGATCGGCAAGCGCGGCAGCTTCACGCTGACCAAGACGATGGCCGTGATGGAAGCGGAGCACGGCGTGACCGTGAACGCCGTCTCGCCCGGGACCCTCGAGGACTCGGTCGAGAAGCCCGCGCTCGACAGGATTCCGGCGGGCCGATACGGAACCTACGACGACGTCGCGAACGCCGTGCTCCACCTGGCGAGCGACGCCGCCGCCTACGTGACCGGTACACAGGTCAAGGTCTCCGGCGGCTACCTGATCTAG
- a CDS encoding xanthine dehydrogenase family protein molybdopterin-binding subunit, whose protein sequence is MSETISDLSRRSFLKGSGALVLGIGLGACANDEAPSPAIVNANVDPGLVFEPNAFVRIAGDDTVTLVSKHMEMGQGPYTGLATLVAEELDADWAQMRAEAAPADDARFGNLLFGGVQGTGGSTAIRNAYMQMRQAGATARQMLVEAAAETWGVPTSEITVSDGRVRHATSGRESGFGALAEAASKRPVPETPVLKDPRDFVLIGKELPRIDTLAKSTGQARFTIDVYKDDMLVVMIERPPAFGAKVASFDATKALEVPGVVAVEEVPAGVAVYASETWTAIQGRRALSVEWDFSEAETRSSAEIKATFLEATRRAGEVAVEAGDVDATLAAAAAGDDVVYSEAEFTFPFLAHAMMEPLDGILEIDPENPKGVLATLASQGPGREHPHLAAEMGLPKEDVRFDIEMAGGSFGRRSTWDAHFIHELGSVFKAQPGGPADRRPTKLQWTREDDVRGGYYRPIVAHRVRGAMDRAGRLVGWDQTIAAQPFRPGKTSGIDRTIVEGADNLAYATSNLRVTQHLMPTGVPTLWWRSVGHTHTGFAVEAFIDQLLEAVGQDAVEGRLALLGDKPRHRGVLERAAEIAGWGRRPEEGTAFGVAVHESFGSFVAQIVEVERARQPVDRPKVRRVWCAVDCGVPVNPNVIRAQMEGGIGFGLGATLYSEIHLDEGGLVRESNFDRYKNLRIDDMPEVEVAIIRSTEDPTGVGEPGVPPIGPAVANAWRRLTGQAVSQLPFVQEV, encoded by the coding sequence GTGAGCGAGACGATCTCCGACCTCTCCCGTCGAAGCTTCCTCAAGGGCAGCGGCGCCCTCGTCCTCGGAATCGGTCTCGGCGCCTGCGCGAACGACGAAGCGCCCTCGCCCGCGATCGTGAACGCGAACGTCGATCCGGGTCTCGTCTTCGAGCCGAACGCCTTCGTGCGGATCGCCGGCGACGACACGGTCACGCTCGTCTCGAAGCACATGGAGATGGGGCAGGGGCCGTACACGGGCCTCGCGACCCTCGTCGCCGAGGAGCTGGACGCGGACTGGGCGCAGATGCGCGCGGAAGCGGCGCCCGCGGACGATGCGCGCTTCGGGAACCTGCTCTTCGGAGGCGTTCAGGGAACCGGCGGCTCCACGGCGATCCGGAACGCCTACATGCAGATGCGCCAGGCCGGGGCCACCGCGCGGCAGATGCTCGTCGAAGCCGCGGCCGAGACCTGGGGCGTCCCGACGTCGGAGATCACCGTCTCCGACGGCCGCGTACGCCACGCGACGAGCGGTCGCGAGAGTGGCTTCGGGGCACTCGCCGAGGCCGCGTCGAAGCGACCGGTTCCCGAAACGCCCGTGCTCAAGGACCCGAGGGACTTCGTCCTGATCGGGAAGGAGCTTCCGCGGATCGACACCCTCGCGAAGAGCACCGGACAGGCGCGCTTCACGATCGACGTCTACAAGGACGACATGCTCGTCGTGATGATCGAGCGACCGCCGGCCTTCGGCGCGAAGGTCGCGTCCTTCGATGCGACGAAGGCCCTCGAGGTGCCCGGGGTCGTTGCGGTCGAGGAGGTGCCCGCCGGCGTCGCGGTCTACGCGAGCGAGACGTGGACGGCGATCCAGGGCCGTCGCGCGCTCTCGGTCGAGTGGGACTTCTCCGAGGCCGAGACCCGGTCGAGCGCCGAGATCAAGGCGACATTCCTCGAGGCGACGAGGCGAGCGGGGGAGGTCGCGGTCGAGGCGGGCGACGTCGACGCGACGCTGGCCGCGGCGGCCGCCGGCGACGACGTCGTCTACTCGGAGGCCGAGTTCACCTTTCCGTTCCTGGCGCACGCGATGATGGAGCCGCTCGACGGGATCCTGGAGATCGACCCGGAGAATCCGAAGGGCGTGCTGGCGACGCTCGCCTCCCAGGGGCCCGGTCGTGAGCATCCGCATCTCGCGGCGGAGATGGGTCTCCCGAAAGAGGACGTACGCTTCGACATCGAGATGGCGGGTGGGAGCTTCGGTCGTCGATCCACCTGGGACGCGCACTTCATCCACGAGCTGGGCTCCGTCTTCAAGGCACAGCCCGGTGGGCCCGCGGATCGCCGCCCGACGAAGCTCCAGTGGACCCGCGAGGACGACGTACGCGGCGGCTACTACCGACCGATCGTGGCCCACCGCGTGCGCGGCGCGATGGATCGCGCGGGTCGTCTCGTCGGTTGGGACCAGACGATCGCGGCGCAACCCTTTCGCCCGGGGAAGACGTCGGGGATCGATCGGACGATCGTCGAGGGCGCGGACAACCTCGCCTACGCGACGTCGAACCTGCGCGTCACGCAGCACCTGATGCCGACCGGCGTGCCGACGCTCTGGTGGCGTTCGGTCGGTCACACCCACACGGGATTCGCGGTCGAGGCCTTCATCGACCAGCTCCTCGAGGCCGTCGGACAGGACGCGGTCGAGGGGCGGCTCGCGCTTCTCGGCGACAAGCCGCGGCACCGCGGCGTGCTCGAACGGGCGGCGGAGATCGCGGGCTGGGGTCGACGGCCCGAAGAGGGCACGGCGTTCGGGGTCGCGGTCCACGAGTCCTTCGGGAGCTTCGTCGCACAGATCGTCGAGGTCGAGCGCGCGCGTCAGCCGGTCGATCGGCCGAAGGTGCGGCGCGTGTGGTGCGCGGTCGATTGCGGCGTGCCGGTCAATCCGAACGTGATCCGGGCCCAGATGGAAGGCGGGATCGGGTTCGGCCTCGGGGCCACGCTCTACAGCGAGATCCATCTCGACGAAGGAGGTCTCGTTCGCGAGAGCAACTTCGATCGCTACAAGAACCTGCGGATCGACGACATGCCCGAGGTCGAGGTCGCGATCATCCGGTCGACGGAAGACCCGACCGGGGTCGGGGAGCCCGGCGTGCCGCCGATCGGTCCGGCCGTGGCGAACGCCTGGCGTCGGCTGACCGGGCAGGCGGTGTCGCAGCTGCCCTTTGTTCAAGAGGTCTAG
- a CDS encoding (2Fe-2S)-binding protein, with translation MKLRVNGREHELDVPADMPLLWVLRDRLRLTGTKFGCGIAQCGACTVHVNGRAQRACVTPVASVEGADVRTIEGVEGASAKAVQDAWVALDVPQCGYCQSGQVMSAVALLEAKPAPSDEEIENAMAGNLCRCNCYARIRQAVRDAADSKGATS, from the coding sequence ATGAAGCTTCGCGTCAACGGTCGAGAGCACGAGCTCGACGTCCCGGCGGACATGCCGCTGCTCTGGGTCCTGCGGGACCGCCTCCGCCTGACGGGCACCAAGTTCGGCTGCGGAATCGCGCAGTGCGGCGCCTGCACCGTCCACGTGAACGGCCGCGCCCAGCGCGCCTGCGTCACGCCGGTCGCCTCGGTCGAGGGCGCCGACGTGCGTACGATCGAAGGGGTCGAAGGCGCGAGTGCGAAAGCCGTGCAGGACGCCTGGGTCGCCCTCGACGTGCCGCAGTGCGGCTACTGCCAGTCCGGTCAGGTGATGTCGGCGGTGGCGCTGCTCGAGGCGAAGCCCGCTCCTTCGGACGAGGAGATCGAGAACGCGATGGCCGGGAACCTGTGCCGCTGCAACTGTTATGCGCGGATCAGGCAGGCGGTCCGCGACGCGGCCGACTCGAAGGGGGCGACCTCGTGA
- a CDS encoding response regulator → MDAHERSQEGEPASAHGDVTHLRVLHVEDDPVDAEVIARCLRRPSEERFVVERVETLAEARDRLAEDAFDLVVLDLSLPDSFGESTLDAILATGTDAAVVVMTGFDDAELGLDLIVRGAEDFLSKSDLVVEHVPTCFRFAVARHRGRAAVERARRDAEDASEAKSRFVASMSHEIRTPLNAIIGMADLLADADLAPDHRQYVEIFRRSGRNLLFLLNNVLELSSVESGQFELHEAPFAPAEIARAAVETFAYAAHKKCVNIAIDQRAPSHLIVSGDADRIRQVLVNLVGNAVKFTDHGHILTSVDYVEHGDGEGELIYQVEDTGPGVPEDALESVFRSYVRAEHGAEIKAGTGLGLALCSELVHLMGGRISLSSVRGEGARFRVTLPVPKLPSSPSGVRRIDGRRVVVAAPATVERGVLVRSLADRGAAVSTVSSIGEWPDSPDQESIDALVVDCRMEGGGLSLAEQVAGSLEAKIVVLLPLDHRRADVSRCRAFGATALLRPADVDDICHALNGEEPDEPVVGLPDEATAQPPMRVLLAEDSPENRTLIEAYLAGDTFEIVVAENGIEAVTAACPGVFDVILMDMNMPEMDGLEATRAIRAFENERGLTRTPILALTAYAFAEQAEACLEAGCDAHLSKPITKRELLDALAIRGRRALTVADDHDMADLADDYLAQRLVDVSEIRTALAAGDLATIDVRGHNMKGTGVGYGFPMVSALGEAIEAAARAEDRAAIEPLTNQLEAFVARALPTEDEAVKTEGTGPPP, encoded by the coding sequence ATGGACGCGCACGAGCGAAGCCAGGAGGGCGAGCCCGCATCGGCGCACGGCGACGTCACCCACTTGCGCGTGCTCCACGTCGAAGACGACCCGGTCGACGCGGAAGTCATCGCTCGCTGCCTTCGGCGACCGAGCGAAGAGCGATTCGTGGTCGAACGGGTCGAGACGCTCGCCGAGGCGCGCGACCGACTCGCCGAGGACGCGTTCGACCTCGTCGTGCTGGACCTGTCTCTACCCGACAGCTTCGGGGAGAGCACGCTCGACGCGATCCTCGCGACCGGAACCGACGCCGCCGTCGTCGTGATGACGGGCTTCGACGATGCCGAGCTGGGTCTCGATCTGATCGTGCGCGGGGCCGAGGACTTTCTCTCGAAATCGGATCTCGTCGTCGAGCACGTCCCGACCTGCTTCCGCTTCGCGGTGGCTCGGCACCGCGGTCGCGCCGCGGTGGAGCGCGCTCGGCGCGATGCCGAGGACGCGTCCGAAGCCAAGAGTCGCTTCGTCGCCTCCATGAGTCACGAGATCCGGACGCCACTCAACGCGATCATCGGCATGGCCGACCTCCTCGCCGACGCGGACCTCGCACCCGACCACCGGCAGTACGTCGAGATCTTCCGGCGCTCCGGACGCAACCTCCTCTTCCTTCTGAACAACGTTCTCGAGCTCTCGTCGGTCGAGTCCGGCCAATTCGAGCTTCACGAAGCCCCCTTCGCGCCCGCCGAGATCGCGCGAGCGGCGGTCGAGACCTTTGCCTACGCGGCGCACAAGAAGTGCGTGAACATCGCGATCGATCAGAGGGCGCCTTCCCACCTCATCGTCTCGGGGGATGCCGACCGCATCCGGCAGGTACTCGTCAACCTGGTCGGGAACGCCGTCAAGTTCACGGACCACGGACACATCCTGACGAGCGTGGACTACGTCGAGCACGGCGACGGAGAGGGCGAGCTGATCTACCAGGTCGAGGATACGGGCCCCGGCGTACCGGAGGATGCCCTGGAGTCGGTCTTCCGATCCTACGTCCGAGCGGAGCACGGCGCCGAGATCAAGGCGGGGACCGGCCTCGGTCTCGCACTCTGCTCGGAACTCGTTCACCTGATGGGCGGTCGGATCTCCTTGTCGTCGGTCCGCGGCGAGGGCGCACGCTTCCGCGTCACCCTGCCGGTCCCGAAGCTTCCGTCGTCGCCCTCCGGCGTGCGCCGGATCGATGGACGAAGGGTCGTCGTGGCGGCCCCGGCGACCGTGGAACGCGGCGTGCTGGTGCGCAGCCTCGCGGACCGCGGCGCCGCCGTGTCCACGGTGAGCTCGATCGGGGAATGGCCCGATTCCCCGGACCAGGAGTCGATCGACGCCCTCGTCGTCGATTGCCGCATGGAAGGCGGGGGGCTCTCGCTCGCGGAGCAGGTCGCAGGGTCTCTCGAGGCGAAGATCGTCGTCTTGCTGCCTCTCGACCACCGACGCGCCGACGTCTCGCGCTGCCGCGCGTTCGGGGCGACCGCTCTGCTGCGCCCGGCGGACGTCGATGACATCTGTCACGCGCTGAACGGCGAGGAACCGGACGAGCCGGTCGTGGGCCTGCCGGACGAGGCGACCGCTCAGCCGCCGATGCGCGTCCTCCTGGCAGAGGATTCACCGGAGAACCGCACGCTGATCGAGGCCTATCTCGCCGGGGACACGTTCGAGATCGTCGTCGCGGAGAACGGAATCGAGGCGGTGACCGCCGCGTGCCCGGGCGTGTTCGACGTGATCCTGATGGACATGAACATGCCCGAGATGGATGGCCTCGAGGCGACGCGCGCCATCCGCGCCTTCGAGAACGAACGAGGGTTGACGCGGACGCCGATCCTCGCGCTGACCGCCTACGCGTTCGCGGAGCAGGCCGAGGCCTGCCTCGAGGCCGGGTGCGACGCGCACCTCTCGAAGCCCATCACCAAGCGGGAGCTCCTCGACGCCCTCGCGATCCGGGGGCGACGCGCCCTCACGGTCGCGGACGATCACGACATGGCCGACCTCGCCGACGACTACCTCGCCCAGCGACTCGTCGACGTCTCCGAGATTCGCACCGCGCTCGCGGCGGGCGACCTCGCGACGATCGACGTGCGCGGACACAACATGAAGGGGACCGGCGTGGGCTACGGATTCCCGATGGTGAGTGCGCTCGGTGAAGCGATCGAAGCGGCGGCGAGGGCGGAGGATCGCGCGGCGATCGAACCGCTGACGAATCAGCTCGAGGCGTTCGTCGCGCGCGCGCTGCCGACGGAAGACGAAGCGGTCAAGACCGAGGGCACCGGCCCGCCGCCTTGA